A genomic stretch from Podospora pseudoanserina strain CBS 124.78 chromosome 3, whole genome shotgun sequence includes:
- the rpc2 gene encoding DNA-directed RNA polymerase III complex subunit Rpc2 (EggNog:ENOG503NV5Y; COG:K): MPSAAVDDGFEALLEPFYNGKRLTDPINTKQDKYQLLPAFLKVKGLVKQHIDSYNYFVEEDIKKIVEANRVIRCDQEPSFWLEFTDIRVGKPTRNENSQLQWQSSTTVSPMECRLRDATYAAPVVVDIAYPKNGVRNIRKNVQLCRIPVMLKSSKCYLNGANNARMEELNECPLDPGGYFIVGGTEKVILIQEQLSKNRVIVEKDDKGGVQASVTSSTHERKSKTYVVLKKDRILLTHNILVEAIPIVIVLKALGGLSDYDIMELVAGGDSRYQDDFLINFEDAAKAGVYTQQQALEYVGARVKMGGPKKPSPKFSAGPRRNPIEEGLDALSNLIVAHVTVKDLDFYPKTIYIAMMVRRILMAVHNPELVDDRDFVGNKRLELAGQLLSLLFEDLLKGFIGQLKANMEHFFKRPNRTSAYDPIGPIGSYGTMITQGLNRAIQSGNWTVKRFGMNRAGVTHVLSRLSYIAALGMMTRISSQFEKTRKVSGPRALQPSQWGMLCTSDTPEGEACGLVKNLALMTHITTEAGEEKVKKCVSTLIEGIRLIEECSGTEMHEENAFIIHVNGTPYALTLDAAAFTKRFKQFRRRGVLSAFIGIHTSHATASIHIATDEGRICRPYIIVENGKSMLEAAHLDLLRHKKATFEDFLKKGVLEYLDVNEENDALIAVHESDINDQTTHLEIEPFTILGAVAGLIPFPHHNQSPRNTYQCAMGKQAIGFIAYNQQNRIDTLHYTLVYPQRPMVITKTIQLIHYDKLPAGQNATVVVMSYSGYDIEDALVLNKASCDRGFGRCQVFKKYTTELLQYPNRNKDRLGGVQRDEDGKAKDRHAVLDNDGLATPGMKMKDGDIMIMKETPVDQTSTNIGEDRKITEFRPCPISYKIKDPAIVDKVVITTKESGTPLLKVRTRQTRRPELGDKFSSRHGQKGVVGIIVDQEDLPFSDKGLTPDIIMNPHGFPSRMTVGKLFECLTGKASVVAGRREYGFGDAFRSHPVEEMGKVLIEHGFSWEGKDYFTSGITGEPHEAYLFNGPIFYQRLKHMVADKMHSRSRGPRAVLTRQPTEGRSRDGGLRLGEMERDCLIAYGASQLLLERLMYSSDVTKVDVCERCGLMGYKGYCQTCKTTSNVTKMNMPYAAKLLLQELISMNVGVRMQLEDQFPHPR; the protein is encoded by the coding sequence ATGCCTTCGGCAGCCGTCGACGATGGCTTCGAGGCTCTGCTGGAGCCCTTCTACAACGGCAAACGGCTCACGGatcccatcaacaccaagcagGACAAGTACCAGCTGCTGCCCGCCTTCCTCAAGGTCAAGGGGCTGGTAAAGCAGCACATCGACTCGTACAACTACtttgtcgaggaggacatcaagaagatcgTCGAGGCCAACCGAGTGATCCGATGCGACCAGGAGCCCAGCTTCTGGCTCGAGTTCACCGACATCCGCGTCGGCAAGCCCACGAGAAATGAAAACTCGCAGCTCCAGTGGCAGAGCTCGACAACCGTGTCGCCCATGGAGTGCCGTCTTCGCGATGCTACCTATGCCGCCCCCGTCGTTGTCGATATCGCCTACCCCAAGAACGGCGTCAGAAATATCCGCAAAAATGTCCAGCTCTGCCGCATCCCCGTCATGCTCAAGAGCTCCAAGTGCTACCTCAACGGTGCCAATAAtgcgaggatggaggagctCAACGAGTGTCCTCTGGATCCGGGTGGCTACTTTATTGTTGGCGGCACAGAAAAGGTCATTTTGATTCAGGAACAGCTCAGCAAGAACCGTGTGATTGTGGAAAAGGACGACAAGGGTGGCGTGCAGGCCTCGGTCACCAGTTCTACCCACGAACGCAAGTCCAAGACCTACGTCGTTCTCAAGAAGGACCGCATCCTTCTCACCCACAACATTCTCGTCGAGGCGATTCCCATCGTGATCGTTCTCAAGGCCCTCGGGGGACTGTCTGACTACGACATCATGGAGCTGGTGGCGGGAGGAGACTCCAGATACCAAGATGACTTTCTCATCAACTTTGAGGACGCAGCAAAGGCTGGCGTCTACACGCAGCAACAGGCGCTGGAATATGTAGGTGCCAGAGTCAAGATGGGCGGCCCGAAAAAGCCAAGCCCCAAGTTCTCTGCTGGACCACGGCGCAACCCCATCGAGGAAGGCTTGGATGCCCTCTCCAACCTGATTGTGGCCCATGTCACCGTCAAGGACCTGGACTTTTATCCCAAGACCATTTACATCGCCATGATGGTGCGGCGCATCCTGATGGCCGTTCACAATCCCGAGCTGGTCGACGACCGTGATTTCGTCGGCAACAAGCGTTTGGAGTTGGCCGGCCAGCTGCTGTCTTTGCTATTCGAGGATCTGCTCAAAGGATTTATTGGGCAACTCAAGGCGAACATGGAGCACTTTTTCAAGAGACCCAACCGCACGTCAGCTTATGACCCCATCGGTCCCATCGGCTCTTATGGTACAATGATCACCCAAGGGCTGAACCGGGCCATTCAGAGCGGGAATTGGACAGTCAAGCGTTTCGGTATGAATCGGGCCGGCGTCACACACGTTCTCAGTCGTCTGAGCTATATTGCTGCCCTCGGCATGATGACTAGAATCAGCAGTCAGTTCGAAAAGACACGAAAGGTATCGGGTCCCAGAGCCCTCCAGCCCTCGCAGTGGGGTATGTTGTGCACATCCGACACACCTGAAGGCGAGGCCTGTGGTCTGGTCAAGAACTTGGCGCTCATGACACATATCACCACCGAggcaggagaagaaaaggtcaAGAAGTGCGTCTCAACATTGATCGAGGGCATCCGGCTTATCGAGGAGTGCAGCGGCACAGAGATGCATGAAGAAAACGCCTTCATCATTCACGTAAACGGCACGCCGTATGCTCTGACCCTTGACGCGGCGGCCTTCACCAAGAGGTTCAAGCAGTTCCGTCGCCGCGGCGTGCTGTCGGCCTTTATTGGGATTCACACCAGTCATGCCACAGCCTCGATCCACATCGCCACCGATGAAGGGCGCATCTGTCGGCCATACATCATTGTCGAGAACGGAAAGTCCATGCTGGAGGCAGCACATCTGGATCTTCTCCGGCACAAGAAGGCCACATTTGAGGACTTTTTGAAGAAGGGTGTGCTGGAATATCTGGATGTGAATGAGGAAAATGACGCGCTGATTGCCGTCCACGAGTCGGACATCAACGACCAGACAACTCATCTGGAAATCGAGCCATTCACCATTCTGGGCGCAGTTGCGGGCCTCATTCCgttccctcaccacaaccagtCGCCCCGTAACACCTACCAATGCGCCATGGGCAAGCAAGCGATAGGCTTCATCGCATACAACCAGCAAAACCGCATCGATACTCTTCACTACACGCTCGTGTATCCTCAACGACCCAtggtcatcaccaagaccatTCAACTCATCCATTACGACAAGCTCCCTGCTGGCCAAAACGCCACGGTTGTCGTCATGTCGTACTCGGGGTACGATATTGAAGACGCCCTTGTGCTCAACAAGGCATCCTGCGATCGAGGATTCGGTCGCTGCCAGGTGTTCAAGAAGTACACGACCGAGCTCCTACAGTACCCCAACCGAAACAAGGACCGACTTGGTGGCGTGCAACGCGATGAAGACGGCAAGGCCAAGGATCGACATGCGGTGCTTGACAATGATGGTCTCGCTACTCCTGGAATGAAAATGAAGGACGGCGATATCATGATCATGAAGGAGACCCCGGTCGACCAGACGTCAACAAACATTGGTGAGGATCGGAAAATCACCGAGTTCCGTCCCTGTCCCATCAGCTACAAGATCAAGGATCCAGCCATTGTCGACAAGGtggtcatcaccaccaaggagaGCGGCACGCCGCTGCTGAAGGTCCGGACCAGACAAACACGCCGACCAGAGCTTGGTGACAAGTTTTCGTCTCGTCACGGCCagaagggtgttgttggtatcATCGTGGACCAAGAGGACCTGCCCTTCTCCGACAAGGGTCTGACGCCCGATATCATCATGAACCCCCACGGCTTCCCATCGCGTATGACTGTCGGCAAGTTGTTTGAGTGCTTGACCGGCAAGGCGTCCGTCGTGGCAGGAAGGCGGGAGTACGGCTTTGGTGATGCCTTCCGGTCTCATCcggtggaagagatgggcAAGGTGTTGATCGAGCACGGCTTCTCGTGGGAGGGCAAGGATTACTTCACATCCGGCATCACGGGCGAGCCCCACGAGGCCTATCTTTTCAACGGGCCCATCTTTTACCAGCGCCTCAAGCACATGGTGGCAGACAAGATGCACTCTCGCTCTCGCGGCCCGCGCGCGGTCCTCACACGTCAGCCCACCGAGGGTCGTTCGCGTGACGGTGGTTTGCGTTTGGGAGAAATGGAGCGTGATTGCCTGATTGCCTACGGCGCCTCGCAGCTGTTGCTGGAACGGTTGATGTACAGCTCTGACGTTACCAAGGTGGACGTCTGCGAGCGGTGTGGTCTGATGGGCTACAAGGGGTACTGCCAGACTTGCAAGACGACGAGCAATGTCACCAAGATGAACATGCCGTACGCTgccaagctgctgctgcaggagCTGATTTCTATGAATGTGGGGGTCAGGATGCAGCTGGAGGACCAGTTTCCCCATCCTCGGTGA
- the rhp57 gene encoding DNA repair protein rhp57 (COG:L; EggNog:ENOG503NY37), with amino-acid sequence MTDLLRVLPEFPVKQFGGLISALESRGYTTADLLILDPAEIETRTKLPNVKRLCDAILNALHTDLGVADPPPPPLQQQQQQQQQQHDDVQSNIEPPPHHHHETSHLKHTADTLSSQWITISTLDPHLDLALGGGIPTGHITEITGESAAGKTQFLLTLLLAVQLPPPHGLSRPALYISTEAPLSTRRLSQMITENPLFSTLPRSARPTLDKIISTTTPDLESQDHILTYQAPVEIARRNVGLLIIDSVAANYRAEFERPTANSNLSSNMGARTNELIKLGMHLKDLAEKYNLAVVVSNQVADRFSGTGGLKTPAPVPPKTPASSLKAPFPHVLGKQSQESPLASRSRPAGAIPIPPPPPPPQPQLNPEFPDPEVEINAHPALSLDHQQKWFTGWGDNPSLDYPLKTPSLGLVWSTQISGRIALFRRPVNYGYGDHVGAVEGMGAMKGWKRWMKVVWGVNAPASDVSGRGGKKKGGGPVEFEVWKGGVRVVDAGED; translated from the coding sequence ATGACAGACCTGCTGCGAGTCCTACCAGAATTCCCAGTCAAACAGTTTGGCGGCCTCATCTCAGCCCTCGAGTCACGCGGgtacaccaccgccgacctCCTGATCCTAGATCCTGCTGAAATAGAAACCAGAACCAAGCTGCCAAATGTGAAGCGATTATGTGATGCCATCTTGAACGCCCTACACACCGATCTTGGTGTTGcagatccaccaccaccaccattacaacaacaacaacaacaacaacaacaacaacacgacGATGTACAGTCCAACAttgaaccaccaccacatcatcaccatgaaACCAGTCACCTAAAGCACACGGCTgacaccctctcctctcaaTGGATCACAATCAGCACCCTCGACCCCCACCTGGACCTCGCCCTCGGGGGCGGCATTCCCACCGGCCACATCACCGAAATCACGGGTGAATCCGCCGCCGGCAAAACCCaattcctcctcaccctcctccttgccgtgcaactcccccctccccacggCCTCTCCCGGCCAGCTCTCTACATCAGCACCGAAgcccccctctcaacccgCCGCCTCTCCCAAATGATCACCGAAAACCCATTGTTTTCCACCCTCCCACGGTCTGCCCGCCCAACCCTCGACAAAATaatcagcaccaccacccccgaccTCGAATCCCAAGACCACATCCTCACCTACCAAGCCCCGGTGGAAATCGCCCGCCGCAACGTCGGCCTCTTGATCATCGACTCAGTAGCAGCCAACTACCGcgccgaattcgagcgccccaccgccaactccaacctctcctcgaACATGGGCGCGAGGACCAACGAGCTCATCAAGTTGGGAATGCACCTCAAGGATTTAGCAGAAAAGTACAACCtcgcggtggtggtctccAACCAAGTAGCCGATCGTTTCTCAGGCACCGGCGGGCTCAAAACACCTGCTCCTGTCCCCCCCAAGACACCAGCTTCATCACTCAAGGCACCTTTCCCACATGTGTTGGGGAAACAATCACAGGAGTCACCGTTGGCATCAAGATCCCGACCGGCGGGGGCAATACCaatcccaccgccaccgccaccgccacagCCGCAGTTAAACCCCGAGTTTCCCGATCCAGAAGTTGAGATTAACGCTCATCCTGCGTTATCGCTGGATCACCAGCAAAAGTGGTTTACCGGCTGGGGTGACAACCCATCGCTGGACTACCCGTTGAAGACGCCGAGTTTGGGGCTTGTCTGGTCGACGCAGATATCCGGGAGGATAGCGCTGTTCAGGAGGCCGGTTAATTATGGGTATGGGGATCATGTTGGGgctgtggaggggatgggggcgatgaaggggtggaagaggtggatgaaggttgtttggggggttaATGCGCCGGCTTCTGATGTcagtgggaggggtggcaagaagaagggaggggggccggtggagtttgaggtttggaaggggggtgtgagGGTTGTTGATGCGGGGGAGGATTAG
- the RPS8A gene encoding ribosomal protein S8A (EggNog:ENOG503NWB7; COG:J), translating to MGISRDSRHKRSHTGAKRAFYRKKRAFELGRQPANTRIGAKRIHTVRTRGGNHKYRALRLDSGNFAWASEGTTRKTRVIVVAYHPSNNELVRTNTLTKSAVVQIDAAPFRQWYEAHYGQPLGRRRQQKQGQTVEEVKKSKSVEKKQAARFAAGGKVDPALEKQFEAGRLYAVIASRPGQSGRADGYILEGEELAFYQRKIHHK from the exons ATGGGTATCTCTCGTGACTCTCGGCATAAGCGCTCCCACACCGGTGCCAAGCGGGC TTTCTACC ggaagaagagagccTTCGAGCTTGGTCGCCAGCCCGCCAACACCCGTATCGGTGCCAAGCGCATCCACACCGTCCGCACCCGCGGTGGTAACCACAAGTACCGCGCTCTTCGTCTCGACTCTGGTAACTTTGCCTGGGCTTCCGAGGGTACCACCCGCAAGACCCGTGTCATCGTTGTCGCCT ACCACCCTTCCAACAACGAGCTTGTCCGCACCAACACCCTGACCAAGTCCGCCGTCGTCCAGATCGATGCCGCTCCTTTCCGTCAGTGGTACGAGGCCCACTATGGCCAGCCCCTCGGCCGTAGACGCCAGCAGAAGCAGGGTCAGACCGTTGAGGAGGTAAAGAAGTCCAAGTCtgttgagaagaagcaggctgCCCGcttcgccgccggtggcAAGGTCGACCCCGCTCTCGAGAAGCAGTTCGAGGCCGGTCGTCTCTACGCCGTCATCGCCTCCCGCCCCGGCCAGTCCGGCCGTGCCGATGGCTACATCCtcgagggtgaggagctCGCTTTCTACCAGCGCAAGATCCACCACAAGTAA
- a CDS encoding hypothetical protein (EggNog:ENOG503P9GP): MKMRVSTFCQLAFFGISVEGLAFPGPQPTGVIAVEDGLGWTPKPTEAPAVNVLLRRQNGRPSNYIAAPDNTCGYLDGNKRDPLTCPDEQQCIFITASGRSPAGVGCCGNGGCNFHTACLDRKDLKDCDEDCQADPQILKWHVALREMISAFGKQLCNTISYELGAVDYYCSIFRQRSIEEADTTHVGQKTRTMSTITPSRTSTRRTTTAVRSSSSSSQSSGSSSSSETETETSATDRSLETASSSVDTAPAATSSDAAAVVPAESSSSNAGAIAGGVIGAIGAIALIAFAFIFFRRRKKEQEGQTQIPDGPPQPPMYQQPSAQPPSQPPSQPQTYQQSAPPPQQSTYAYSQATTYQQSSYQPSQYEQQQPSAYQQQQPSAYQQQQPSDYQQQLPPQPVPVVSPFSDPPRQHQSQSETPSFTSISSSSAASAIPPPLKLSSATTSPYLQQATPAQFSPLSGTTIAALATIPDMQKSAHHNHPPPEKSPNYYPAPSPMSTPAASPRFSFDGIPPAPQPLQPYRPESAAYPNQPQYQPRQYKPFVPQTSATYMPSANDTMDSPVSAYNALPVSPVSALGSHPMDDIPVVLATATAGTRRQPSVRRVSGEKSGAVPLVLQPGLGAQRFAPGTVKQVTVQRGMSRRGQNPKSPSPVQQQEGQQPTQSPVVLPAQPNQPQAPIGAEDKNQQEKQPQVNDQEVQKPDQEVTQEKEPQQTRNVAAATS; encoded by the exons atgaagatgagggtATCTACTTTTTGTCAGCTCGCCTTCTTTGGCATTTCGGTCGAGGGACTGGCCTTTCCAGGTCCCCAGCCAACCGGTGTCATTGCCGTGGAAGACGGTCTTGGGTGGACGCCGAAACCAACAGAAGCTCCGGCTGTGAACGTGCTGCTGCGACGTCAGAATGGCAGGCCTTCAAACTACATCGCCGCTCCCGATAACACTTGCGGCTATCTCGACGGCAACAAAC GTGACCCATTGACCTGCCCGGACGAACAGCAATGTATCTTCATCACGGCTTCAGGCAGATCTCCGGCTGGAGTAGGCTGCTGCGGCAATGGAGGCTGCAACTTCCACACAGCCTGTCTGGACAGGAAGGACCTCAAGGACTGTGATGAGGATTGCCAGGCGGATCCTCAAATCCTCAAGTGGCATGTAGCATTACGTGAGATGAT TTCGGCGTTCGGAAAGCAACTGTGCAACACCATCAGCTATGAGCTTGGAGCAGTCGACTATTACTGCAGTATCTTCAGGCAGAGAAGCATCGAGGAAGCTGATACGACTCATGTGGGCCAGAAGACGAGAACCATGTCTACCATCACTCCAAGCCGCACTTCAACTCGGCGCACAACCACTGCTgtcaggagcagcagcagttcaTCGCAGTCGTCAGGGTCGAGCTCGTCATCGGAGACGGAGACGGAAACGTCGGCTACGGATAGATCACTCGAGACAGCCTCATCCAGTGTCGATACCGCCCCCGCAGCCACTTCGTCCGATGCTGCCGCTGTGGTCCCGGCCGAGAGTTCTTCGTCCAACGCCGGTGCTATCGCGGGAGGTGTCATTGGTGCTATCGGAGCTATCGCGCTCATTGCGTTTGCATTCATTTTTTTCCGTCGCCGGAAGAAAGAGCAGGAAGGCCAGACGCAGATTCCGGACGggcctcctcaaccccccatgTATCAGCAGCCATCTGCGCAACCGCCAtctcaaccaccatctcaaCCGCAAACTTACCAGCAATCGGCTCCACCGCCACAACAGTCCACATACGCATACTCCCAAGCTACTACATATCAGCAATCTTCTTACCAGCCATCGCAAtatgagcagcagcaaccatcCGCctaccaacagcagcaaccatcAGCTtatcagcaacagcaaccatcGGATTACCAGCAACAACTGCCACCACAGCCTGTCCCGGTCGTGTCGCCCTTCTCAGACCCTCCGCGccaacaccaaagccagTCCGAAACACCTTCTTTTACCTCGATTTCTTCATCGTCTGCAGCATCCGCCATCCCGCCGCCACTCAAGCTTTCTTCTGCTACGACATCGCCCTATCTGCAACAAGCAACCCCGGCTCAATTTTCTCCTCTCTCTGGTACCACCATCGCCGCTCTAGCCACCATCCCCGATATGCAAAAGTCGGCTCATCATAACCACCCCCCGCCTGAGAAATCGCCAAACTACTACCCAGCTCCGAGCCCCATGTCGACACCAGCCGCTTCTCCACGGTTCTCTTTTGACGGTATCCCTCCAGCGCCCCAGCCTCTCCAGCCGTACCGACCGGAGTCTGCTGCCTATCCGAACCAGCCACAGTATCAGCCCAGGCAATACAAGCCCTTCGTTCCCCAAACCAGCGCAACTTACATGCCCAGCGCCAATGACACCATGGACTCGCCGGTGTCCGCTTATAACGCACTACCAGTGAGCCCCGTCTCAGCATTGGGATCCCACCCCATGGACGACATACCTGTGGTTTTGGCGACCGCAACGGCAGGGACAAGGAGGCAGCCGAGCGTGAGGAGAGTAAGCGGGGAGAAGAGTGGTGCCGTACCGCTTGTTTTGCAACCTGGTCTGGGAGCGCAAAGATTTGCCCCTGGCACTGTGAAGCAGGTTACAGTCCAGAGGGGTATGTCTAGACGTGGTCAGAATCCAAAGTCGCCTTCGCCAgtgcagcagcaagagggACAGCAGCCAACCCAGAGCCCGGTCGTGTTGCCGGCTCAGCCAAATCAGCCCCAAGCACCAATAGGGGCGGAGGACAAGAATCAGCAGGAAAAGCAACCCCAGGTTAACGATCAAGAGGTCCAGAAACCAGATCAGGAGGTGACACAGGAGAAAGAGCCACAACAAACTAGGAACGTTGCGGCTGCTACGTCATAA
- a CDS encoding hypothetical protein (EggNog:ENOG503NWIS; COG:J) translates to MYHRADEMDDYFRIQQSPRGDSQVNATLGLVSPSRNPLLPRRFTADSGRVPTLSTINTIQPPQTQQQHQRVPEPQDFASTAAMHKVQLLEKKRQDYERLREQRRRFEAEMQKLDAQTRLEAQELQQMTEDIAKRLGAGHQSEPTTPPEYREVNTSLSTIWSTSRPNRYSTSSLTSPPGLYNRPNRSGSLLTSPQSGGGAIPARYAFDDPLSHSVPGSRRNSDEDDEKEEAVRQDPTSHRSTNHLNRYSMPVTKSRTYLGDFEDSNNTTGFLFGDEDSHLEDTRTTPTAEAFNTIYRSQAYSQLTSSALDSEPTSTSTWSNLTKHQQRQSMSTIGSNGLNGAGLVGSPPSEPGTIGSRPASIRHSMDGMKFMSESVTTPLDTPASVVSPPAAHAVASPPKLQQSYSANDVPTIKTNGSTLGANTNVHAQQHFHNHNASLGRFPAGAMNRHSQNMSGDVRVANSHDIAAGYPSISSTLSTLHAQATPFQAPNQQPQAAVMPAPPSLGGVQYSPYYAAAVPGSVPYNGGQPFNPYGMLVPSFSNLSIGSAAPQPSQATQPQPHIPTQSFTGYGPQYGQPAPPAPRQPLHDSQARVIANRRQQDSEAMSRYQNMTLEKAEGNINNLARDQHGCRFLQKQLENRIPHEVHAIYREVLPHVHELMIDPFGNYLCQKLLEYCTDDERTELIKNSAKDMVPIALNQHGTRALQKMIEHVSNEVQIQMITDALKMQVVTLIQDLNGNHVIQKCLNKLSPEQSHFIFNAVGENCIDVGTHRHGCCVLQRCIDHANGQQKAWLIQCITNNAYRLVQDPFGNYVIQYIIDLNEPSFTEPLVAQFRTHILTLSKLKFSSNVVEKCLRCSSEQSKNMIVSELLDAGSEIERCLRDSYANYVYQTALDHGTNDMKQRLVDLIRPHLASIRNTPYGRRISAKISAFDASGINANTPNQPPVPADHTGGQVSIRPAHQRGMSNSTNSTTSTFHGYAPNGVNGANGNVNHAAAITYPGGPSQAPPQPPRGQQHPHQFPSGQADNNWL, encoded by the exons atgtACCATAGGGCGGACGAGATGGACGACTATTTCCGGATCCAGCAGAGTCCCCGGGGTGATTCGCAAGTGAACGCGACACTGGGCCTTGTATCGCCTTCTCGaaatcctcttcttcctcgccggtTTACTGCCGATTCCGGACGTGTACCAACATTGTCCACTATCAATACCATTCAACCGCCGCAaacgcagcagcaacatcagcGGGTACCTGAGCCGCAGGACTTTGCTTCCACTGCG GCTATGCACAAAGTTCAACTG ctaGAGAAAAAGCGTCAGGACTACGAGCGCCTACGAGAGCAGCGTAGGCGCTTCGAGGCAGAAATGCAGAAGCTGGACGCTCAGACAAGGCTAGAGGCACAGGAGCTTCAGCAGATGACTGAGGATATCGCCAAGAGACTGGGGGCCGGCCATCAGTCAGAGCCGACGACGCCTCCCGAGTACCGCGAGGTGAATACATCCTTGTCAACCATCTGGTCGACATCACGGCCAAACCGGTACTCGACCTCGAGCCTGACATCACCCCCGGGCCTCTACAACCGACCCAACAGATCTGGTTCGCTGCTGACATCACCTCAatccggtggtggtgctatCCCGGCCCGGTACGCCTTTGACGACCCCTTGTCCCACTCGGTGCCTGGATCCCGTCGCAAcagcgacgaggacgacgagaaggaggaggcagtTCGCCAGGATCCCACCAGTCACCGCTCCACCAATCA CCTCAACCGGTATTCTATGCCGGTGACCAAGTCTCGAACCTATCTGGGTGATTTTGaggacagcaacaacaccacggGCTTCCTCTTTGGAGACGAAGACTCCCATCTCGAGGATACCCGAACCACTCCTACAGCGGAGGCTTTCAACACGATCTATCGCTCACAAGCCTATTCTCAACTG ACCTCATCTGCTCTGGATTCTGAACCCACCTCAACCAGTACTTGGAGTAATCTTACCAAGCATCAACAGCGACAAAGCATGTCTACCATCGGTTCCAACGGTCTCAACGGTGCCGGCCTGGTCGGTTCCCCTCCTTCGGAGCCTGGTACCATTGGCAGCCGCCCGGCCAGCATCCGTCACTCAATGGATGGCATGAAGTTTATGTCCGAGAGCGTCACCACGCCCTTGGACACTCCTGCCTCTGTTGTTTCCCCTCCTGCCGCCCACGCCGTGGCCTCGCCCCCCAAGCTTCAGCAGTCGTACTCTGCCAACGACGTCCCGACCATCAAGACCAATGGCTCGACTCTGGGTGCCAATACCAATGTCCATGCTCAGCAGCATTTCCACAACCACAATGCCAGCTTGGGACGCTTCCCCGCCGGTGCCATGAATCGCCACAGCCAGAACATGTCTGGTGATGTCCGCGTGGCCAACAGTCATGACATTGCTGCTGGTTATCCCTCTATCTCGTCGACCCTGTCGACCCTGCATGCCCAAGCTACCCCTTTCCAGGCTCCGAACCAGCAGCCCCAGGCCGCGGTCATGCCGGCCCCTCCTTCGCTGGGCGGAGTCCAGTATAGTCCTTActatgctgctgctgtgccTGGTAGCGTGCCGTACAACGGGGGGCAGCCATTCAATCCCTATGGCATGCTCGTGCCGAGCTTCAGCAACCTCAGCATTGGCAGTGCCGCGCCACAGCCTTCTCAGGCCACGCAGCCTCAGCCTCATATCCCGACGCAGAGTTTCACTGGCTACGGTCCTCAGTACGGtcagcctgctcctcctgcccctCGGCAACCTCTCCACGACAGCCAAGCCCGCGTGATTGCGAATCGTCGCCAGCAGGACAGTGAGG CGATGTCACGCTACCAGAACATGACGTTGGAGAAGGCTGAgggcaacatcaacaacctggcCAGAGATCAGCACGGCTGTAGGTTCCTGCAGAAGCAGCTCGAGAACCGTATTCCTCACGAGGTCCACGCCATCTACCGGGAGGTCTTGCCTCACGTTCACGAACTCATGATCGATCCCTTTGGCAACTACCTCTGCCAGAAGCTCCTCGAGTACTGTACAGACGACGAACGCACcgagctgatcaagaacTCAGCCAAAGACATGGTGCCGATCGCGTTGAACCAACACGGTACTCGCGCCCTTCAAAAGATGATCGAACATGTGTCCAACGAGGTTCAGATTCAAATGATCACCGACGCCCTGAAGATGCAGGTCGTCACGCTGATCCAAGATCTGAATGGCAACCACGTGATTCAGAAGTGcctcaacaagctcagccCCGAGCAGTCTCACTTCATCTTCAACGCTGTCGGGGAGAATTGCATCGACGTGGGCACTCACCGTCACGGTTGCTGCGTCCTCCAGCGGTGCATTGATCATGCCAATGGCCAACAGAAGGCCTGGCTCATCCAATGCATCACCAACAATGCGTACCGCCTGGTCCAGGACCCCTTTGGCAACTACGTGATTCAATACATCATCGACCTGAACGAGCCTAGCTTCACCGAGCCCCTCGTCGCCCAGTTCCGCACACACATTCTAACGCTTTCCAAGCTCAAGTTCAGCTCCAATGTGGTGGAGAAGTGCCTTCGCTGCTCCTCGGAACAGTCCAAGAACATGATCGTCTCGGAGCTTCTGGATGCCGGAAGCGAGATTGAGCGCTGCCTCCGCGACTCATATGCCAACTATGTCTACCAGACAGCCCTTGACCACGGCACCAACGACATGAAGCAGCGCCTCGTCGACTTGATCCGCCCTCATCTTGCCTCGATTCGCAACACACCCTATGGTCGCCGCATCTCGGCCAAGATCTCGGCCTTTGACGCCAGCGGGATCAATGCCAATACCCCCAATCAGCCGCCTGTCCCTGCTGACCACACGGGTGGCCAGGTGTCTATTCGTCCTGCCCACCAGCGTGGCATGTCCAATAGCACCAacagcacgacgagcacaTTCCACGGCTATGCTCCGAATGGTGTCAACGGCGCCAACGGCAACGTTAACCACGCCGCTGCCATCACGTACCCAGGGGGCCCGAGCCAGGCCCCGCCGCAGCCGCCCCGCGGTCAGCAGCACCCGCACCAGTTCCCTTCTGGACAGGCGGACAACAACTGGCTCTAA